Proteins encoded by one window of Cyanobium sp. NS01:
- a CDS encoding DUF3593 domain-containing protein, which yields MTALPQLMQALLERLGSVDPGPLFVLSLLPYLLFLWWARQVQAFPRLALRGFQLTLLFVAVTIVAAVAAEQFWGRQLADVDPLHGGAEVFLTLANLVVVLGFVGQSPPPQPPEPGAGG from the coding sequence ATGACAGCGTTGCCGCAGCTGATGCAGGCCCTGCTGGAGCGGCTGGGCTCGGTGGATCCAGGACCCCTGTTTGTGCTCTCCCTGCTGCCCTATCTGCTGTTTCTGTGGTGGGCGCGGCAGGTTCAGGCCTTCCCCAGGCTCGCCCTGCGGGGTTTTCAGCTCACCCTGCTGTTCGTGGCGGTGACGATCGTGGCCGCCGTGGCGGCCGAGCAGTTCTGGGGCCGCCAGCTGGCCGATGTGGATCCGCTGCACGGCGGCGCCGAGGTCTTTCTCACCCTGGCCAACCTGGTGGTGGTGCTGGGCTTCGTTGGCCAGAGCCCGCCACCGCAGCCACCGGAGCCCGGAGCCGGCGGATGA
- a CDS encoding DUF2499 domain-containing protein, giving the protein MHALSLPTWWIHIASVLEWIAAIAAVHSYGQRRREGGWRWLALAMLPALVSAMAACTWHLFDNTAALEGLVVLQAGCTLLGNGALAIAALHLLRLQRASQPPGAG; this is encoded by the coding sequence ATGCACGCGCTCTCCCTGCCGACCTGGTGGATCCACATCGCCTCGGTGCTGGAGTGGATCGCCGCCATCGCTGCCGTGCACAGCTACGGGCAGCGGCGGCGGGAGGGCGGCTGGCGCTGGCTGGCGCTGGCCATGCTGCCGGCCCTGGTGAGCGCCATGGCCGCCTGCACCTGGCACCTGTTTGACAACACCGCCGCCCTGGAGGGCCTGGTGGTGCTGCAGGCCGGCTGCACCCTGCTGGGCAACGGCGCCCTGGCCATCGCCGCCCTGCACCTGCTGCGCCTGCAGCGCGCTTCACAACCCCCAGGCGCCGGATGA
- a CDS encoding rhomboid family intramembrane serine protease encodes MGLRARLLLPVLILAVPWLQELLDQLLFGGRWNLPLVPGGPVWGVFTAPFSHGGFAHLFSNSLWFLPLSWLVLSRGLRPYLRVWASVLLCSLPVWLLWHNASHGLSGVVYGLLGYLLAVGLVERRPWPILLSVGCVVAYGGLLPSLLPLFSPPGVSWIGHASGFGAGVLAAWVGAPLSERLPGSPGDPGRLRW; translated from the coding sequence ATGGGCCTGCGCGCCCGCCTGTTGCTTCCCGTGCTGATCCTGGCGGTGCCCTGGCTGCAGGAGCTGCTGGATCAGCTGCTGTTCGGCGGCCGCTGGAACCTGCCGCTGGTGCCGGGAGGGCCGGTGTGGGGGGTGTTCACGGCGCCCTTCAGCCATGGCGGCTTCGCGCACCTGTTCAGCAATTCGCTCTGGTTCCTGCCGCTCTCCTGGCTGGTGCTCTCCCGCGGCCTGCGGCCCTACCTGCGCGTCTGGGCCTCGGTGTTGCTCTGCTCCTTGCCGGTGTGGCTGCTGTGGCACAACGCCAGCCATGGCCTCTCCGGGGTGGTCTACGGCCTGCTGGGCTACCTGCTGGCGGTGGGCCTGGTGGAGCGGCGGCCCTGGCCGATCCTGCTCTCCGTGGGCTGCGTGGTGGCCTACGGGGGGCTGCTGCCGTCGCTGCTGCCCCTGTTCAGTCCGCCGGGGGTCAGCTGGATCGGCCATGCCTCGGGCTTCGGCGCCGGGGTGCTGGCGGCCTGGGTGGGAGCACCACTGTCTGAGCGGCTCCCCGGCTCCCCGGGCGACCCCGGCCGCTTGCGGTGGTAG
- the psaK gene encoding photosystem I reaction center subunit PsaK: MFAPLLAVAPATLTWSPKVALVMIICNVIAIAIGKATIKQPNVGLQLPNSSLFGGMSHGAMLGTLSLGHILGIGTILGLASRGVV, encoded by the coding sequence ATGTTCGCTCCTCTTCTGGCTGTGGCCCCCGCCACCCTCACCTGGTCGCCGAAGGTGGCGTTGGTGATGATCATCTGCAACGTGATCGCCATCGCGATCGGCAAGGCCACCATCAAGCAGCCCAACGTGGGTCTGCAACTGCCCAACAGCTCCCTGTTCGGCGGCATGAGCCACGGGGCCATGCTCGGCACCCTGAGCCTGGGCCACATCCTCGGCATCGGCACCATCCTGGGCCTCGCCTCCCGCGGCGTCGTCTGA